ACACGCACGACCAACGGACGGCTCACGCCCCTGCAACAACTCGTCGGGCCAAGGGCCAACAACGTCCCGGCATCTACACCTAGCGCGGATCGCGCGGCGAGGCGCTACTCCTTCCGCGTGCCGGCGGCCCAGTCGAGGGCGATGGGGTTCGTGGGGAGCGCGTCAACGTCGATGATGCGCCCGCCCCTGATGACCGTCGAGAGCTGCCGGATGTTCGCGATGTCGGCGAGCGGGTCCGCGTCGAGGACCAGGACGTCCGCGGCCTTCCCCGCGTCGAGGGTGCCGTACTCGTCGAGCGCCTTGCTCGCGATGGCGCCGTTCTTCGTCGCCGCGGTGATCGCCTCCAGCGGCGTCATGCCGAGTTCGACCAGCCCCTCGATCGCGAAGATCGTGCCGAGACCCGGCAGCTGGTGCTCCATGTTCTCGGGCTCCTCGCGCAGGAAGTCGGCCGCCACGCCGCCGCGTCCGAAGAGCGTGTTGTCCGTGCCGACCGTCACGATGCAGCCGGCCTCGATGAGCTTCTTCGCGTTCGTGCGCTTCGTCGTCCAGCGTCCCTCCATCACGGATCCCGGCTGCAGAAGCCCTGTGTCCTGAACGCGGCGGCGGATCTCGGCCGTCGTCGGGGGAATGCGCCTCTGGCGCTCACCGGCCCGGGCCTCGGCGAGGTCCTCCCGCGCGCGCTCCATGTTGCGGACGTGGAACTGCCAACTGGGGCCGGTGAACTGGTTGATGAGCATCGAGCACACGATGTCGCGCTCGACGATCATCTCGACGAGTTCATCGGTGATTGTGCGGTTCCCGACATTGTCCGGGTGCTGGACGACGTCGATCCCCGCGAGGATCGAGAGGCGGAGGCCCTCCAGGCTCGTGGCGTGGGTCTCGGCCACGAGGCCGCGCTTGTGCGCCTCCTCCACGATCACCCGCTGGGCGCGCGGTGAGAACGAGATTCCCGCCGGATAGTTGAAGTGGTGCGTGGCGCCGTACTTGATGAAGTCGGGCCCGTAGTCGAGGTAGGTGTTGATCGCGACCCGCAGTTCGTCGGGCGTCATGTGCATCATCTCTTCGCCGCTTCCAAGCGTGACCTCGTCGTTCATCTGCTCGGCGAAGAAGCTGATCTCCGACTCGGGGAGCCCGGCGAACGTCTCGGAGGCAGGGCCGCCCCACCCCACGATGTTGCCGGCGAGGTACGTGCGCGGGCCGAACTCCTCCCCGGAGTCGATCTTCTTCTTGACCCGCTGCATGGGACGCAGGACGCCGTAGCTGTCCCGGACGGTCGTCACCCCGTGCTTGAGGTGGAGCTGGAGTCCCTGGAGGATCAGCGCCTCGTGTTGCGCCCAGTAGGCTGCGTGCTCTTCGACCCGCCCTCCCCGCCCGAAGGCGAGCGACATGTGGACGTTGGTGTCCACGAACCCGGGCGTGAGGAACTTGCCGCTCCCGTCGATGACCTCGGCGGCCTCGGGGACCGCCACCGACGCGCGTGGGCCGACGGCGGCGATCCGGTCGCCCTCGATGACGATCGTCCCATCGGCGATGGGGGCACCCCCGTGTCCGTCGATGATCGTCGCCCCGACGATGGCGAGCGGTGGGGAGATCTCCTGCGCCGCGGCCGTGCCCGGCAGGGAGAGGAAAGTCAGGAGGGCAGCCGCTGCAAAAACCGATCTTGAGCCCATGTTCCTCTCCTCTTTCCTCTCTTCGGGAGGACAACTTCGTTATCCCGTGCGCCGTCTCCGTGACCGTTCGGACGTGTCCCACCAGATCCAGCCACGGCCGAAGTGGCCGAAGTCGAAGTGGTCCGGGTGCAGGAATTCGGCGAGGATCTCGGCCGACTCGACCAGCCGCGGGCCGGGCCGGTTGAAGTACTGGTTCCCATCCATCATTGCGACGCGTCCGTTGCGGACGGCGGACAGTTGCTGCCATTCGGGGCGCGCGACGAGGGGGGCCATCTCCTGCGCGGCGCGCTCGATGTCGAAGCCGCACGGCATGATCGCGATCACGTCGGGGTCCGCCTCGACCAATTGCTCGATCTCGATGTAGCCGGAGTGTTTGCCGGCCTCGCCCAGGGGGTCCGTCCCGCCGGCGATCTCCACCAGTTCGGGCACCCAGTTCCCCGCCATCATCAGCGGGTCCGTCCACTCGATGCAGCCGACCGAAGGACGCGGACCCAGCGAGCGCGTTCGGGCCTCAAGCGTCGCCAGGCGACCCCGGAGTCGAGCCACGAGATCCTCGGCACGTTCCGGCTCGCCGAGCGCCGAGGCGACGGAGCGGATGTCCTTCCAGACATCGCCGAGCGCCATTGGCTCGAGCGAAACGAGGACGGGATTCGACGTGACGAGTTCGCACACCGCCTCCTCGACATCCTTCAGGCTGGCGGCGCACACCTCGCACTGCGTCTGCGTGACGATGACGGTGGGCGCGAGATCGTTCAACAGGTCGGGGTCGACCCGGTACACCGAGAGCCCGTCGCCCACGAGCGAGCGCACCTGGTCGTCGATCTCCTTGCTGCTGGCTTCCACCTTCACCTTCGACGAGCAGCAGGCGGGGAGACGCCCGATGCCGGGCGGGTAGTCGCATTCGTGGGAGCGCCCGACGAGTTCGTCCTCGAACCCGAGCGCGCACACGATCTCCGTCGCGCTGGCGATGAGCGAGACGACCCGGTGGCTCATCGCGATGTCCCTGCTACGTACGGCTGGCGGCGAACTCGTACTGCGGCGCGGTCACCGGCTTCGTCAGGGCGACGCGGCTGAACAGGATCGGCAGGAAGACCGCCATGCTGATCAGCGTGTTCCGCAGGTATGGGATCGCCATCACGTAGCACTCGACCAGGCCGGCGAAGTTGAGCGGGTAGATCGCGCCGCCGCCGAACGCCCACACGCCGAAGTTGCTGAGCACGAAGAACGCGAGCGACGACCCCAACCCGGCCCCGGCCACCCGCTTCCACGAGCGCCCGCGCCGGAGGGCGAAGCCGATGAAGGCCACGAGCGCCACCGACAGATAGATCACCGGCTGGTGCGCGTAGAACGCCCAGTCCGCGCGGCCCGTGAGCGCCCAGATGCCGAGGTCACCGAGCAGCCACGCCGCGAACGGCACCAGGTACACCGTTCGGGTCCGCGCAAACATGGCGCCGCCGAACAGGCAGATCGGCAGGAACGGCGAGAAGTTCCACGGATAGGTCGTATTGCCCGGCTCGAGCGCCATCCCGAACTGCGCCAGCACGTATGGAATCAGCCGCGCGGCGAGGCCCACGGCGAGCAGCGCGAGGATGACGGAGAGCCGAGGTTTCACAGTAGCAGTCCTTCGTGTTCGTGGTTTGGCTAAAATCGGGGCGGCGAGATTTGAACTCGCGACCTCCTGAACCCCATTCAGGCGCGCTACCGGGCTGCGCCACGCCCCGAGGTGAACCGGAAGCTAGCTTGTACCGTGATGGGGTCAAGCTGACGGACGCACGTAGCGCTGGCATTGTCATATCCATATATTAGGATTTATGGATACGATGACCCTCCGGGCACCCGCCCCGACACGGGATCTTCTCTCCCGCTTCGAATCCCTCGGGGACGAGAACCGGCTGCGGATTCTCACCCTGCTGGACCGCAACGAGTTCACGGTGTCCGAACTCGTCTCCGTTCTGCAGCTGCCGCAATCCACCGTTTCGCGCCACCTGAAGGTGCTCGCGGATGACGGCTGGGTGCGCCGGCGGCAGGAGGGGAAGACCCGGTACTACCGGATGGAAAGCGACCTCGAGCCGGAAGCGGGGGAGTTGTGGCGGCTGGCAGAGGGGAGTCTCACGGGCGCCAGCTGGATCGCGGACGATGCGGAGCGGGCCGAGAGCGTGCTGGCCGAGCGCCGGGATCGGGCCGCGGCCTTCTTCTCGGAGTCTGCAGCGAGGTGGGACGCACTCCGCGATGAACTGTTCGGGCGCGACGCGCGGTTCGCGGCGCTGTTCGGCCTACTCGATCCGGAGTGGGTCGTCGGGGACCTCGGCGCGGGCACCGGAACGCTCGCGAACATGGTCGCCCCCTTTGTGAAGCGGGTGATCGCGGTCGACCGGTCGCCGGAAATGCTGGAGGCTGCAGCGGTCCGGCTGGGCGACTGCGACAACGTCGACGTCCGCCACGGCGAACTGGAGTCGCTCCCCGTCGGCGACGGCGAACTCGACCTCGCCGTGCTGATGCTCGTCCTCCATTTCGCGGTCGAGCCGCGACGGGTGTTGGCGGAGACCGCGCGAGCCGTGGCTCCGGGAGGAAGACTCCTCGTTCTCGACATGCGCGCGCACGCGCGGGAGGAGTATCGCGAGACCATGGGCCACCTGTGGCCCGGATTCACGGAGGAACAGATGCGGGACTGGACGCGGCTCGCCGGCCTCGGAGCGTACCGTCACATTCCGCTCGCCCCGGACCCCGAAGCGTCCGGACCGGCCCTCTTCGCGGCCACCGCCCGTAAAGCGGCCTGCGACGCTGGTTAGAGCCCCTGAACGACGACTGAACACCGAAGGAGATAGACGATGGAAGGCGCCGTACTTCACGATATGACCGAAGCCGCCGCCGGCACCGCGGCCGCCAGCCGCCCCGCGTTCAGGGTGGCCGACCTCAGTCTGGCGGAGTGGGGCCGCAAGGAGATCCGCCTCGCCGAGCACGAGATGCCCGGACTGATGTCGGTGCGGGCGGAATACCGCGACGCGAAGCCGCTGGCGGGACGGAAGGTGATGGGCTCGCTGCACATGACCGTGCAGACGGCGGTCCTCATCGAGACCCTGGCCGATCTGGGCGCGGACGTGCGCTGGGTCTCCTGCAACATCTTCTCGACCCAGGATCACGCGGCCGCGGCCGCCGCCGTGGGCCCGGACGGCACGCCGGAGGACCCGCGCGGGATCCCGGTCTTCGCCTGGAAGGGGGAGACGCTCGAGGAGTACTGGTGGTGCACGGAGCAGGCGCTCCTGTGGCCGGACGGCTCGGGCCCGGACCTCATCGTCGACGATGGTGGCGACGCGACGCTTCTCCTCCACCGCGGTCTCGAGTTCGAGCGGGCGGGGCGGATCCCGGACTTCGACCCGGAGACGGAGCCGGAGGAATGGGGCGTGATCCTCGAGACGCTGCGCAGGATCGCGGCGAAGGACCCCGGACGGTGGGCACGCACGGCCCCCGCCATCCAGGGGGTGTCGGAGGAGACGACGACCGGCGTCCACCGCCTGTACGAGATGGCGTCGGAGGGGACGCTTCTCTTCCCCGCCATCAACGTGAACGACTCGGTCACGAAGTCGAAGTTCGACA
This Candidatus Palauibacter polyketidifaciens DNA region includes the following protein-coding sequences:
- a CDS encoding amidohydrolase family protein, whose product is MGSRSVFAAAALLTFLSLPGTAAAQEISPPLAIVGATIIDGHGGAPIADGTIVIEGDRIAAVGPRASVAVPEAAEVIDGSGKFLTPGFVDTNVHMSLAFGRGGRVEEHAAYWAQHEALILQGLQLHLKHGVTTVRDSYGVLRPMQRVKKKIDSGEEFGPRTYLAGNIVGWGGPASETFAGLPESEISFFAEQMNDEVTLGSGEEMMHMTPDELRVAINTYLDYGPDFIKYGATHHFNYPAGISFSPRAQRVIVEEAHKRGLVAETHATSLEGLRLSILAGIDVVQHPDNVGNRTITDELVEMIVERDIVCSMLINQFTGPSWQFHVRNMERAREDLAEARAGERQRRIPPTTAEIRRRVQDTGLLQPGSVMEGRWTTKRTNAKKLIEAGCIVTVGTDNTLFGRGGVAADFLREEPENMEHQLPGLGTIFAIEGLVELGMTPLEAITAATKNGAIASKALDEYGTLDAGKAADVLVLDADPLADIANIRQLSTVIRGGRIIDVDALPTNPIALDWAAGTRKE
- a CDS encoding cobalamin-binding protein — encoded protein: MSHRVVSLIASATEIVCALGFEDELVGRSHECDYPPGIGRLPACCSSKVKVEASSKEIDDQVRSLVGDGLSVYRVDPDLLNDLAPTVIVTQTQCEVCAASLKDVEEAVCELVTSNPVLVSLEPMALGDVWKDIRSVASALGEPERAEDLVARLRGRLATLEARTRSLGPRPSVGCIEWTDPLMMAGNWVPELVEIAGGTDPLGEAGKHSGYIEIEQLVEADPDVIAIMPCGFDIERAAQEMAPLVARPEWQQLSAVRNGRVAMMDGNQYFNRPGPRLVESAEILAEFLHPDHFDFGHFGRGWIWWDTSERSRRRRTG
- a CDS encoding DUF6580 family putative transport protein, yielding MKPRLSVILALLAVGLAARLIPYVLAQFGMALEPGNTTYPWNFSPFLPICLFGGAMFARTRTVYLVPFAAWLLGDLGIWALTGRADWAFYAHQPVIYLSVALVAFIGFALRRGRSWKRVAGAGLGSSLAFFVLSNFGVWAFGGGAIYPLNFAGLVECYVMAIPYLRNTLISMAVFLPILFSRVALTKPVTAPQYEFAASRT
- a CDS encoding metalloregulator ArsR/SmtB family transcription factor, whose translation is MTLRAPAPTRDLLSRFESLGDENRLRILTLLDRNEFTVSELVSVLQLPQSTVSRHLKVLADDGWVRRRQEGKTRYYRMESDLEPEAGELWRLAEGSLTGASWIADDAERAESVLAERRDRAAAFFSESAARWDALRDELFGRDARFAALFGLLDPEWVVGDLGAGTGTLANMVAPFVKRVIAVDRSPEMLEAAAVRLGDCDNVDVRHGELESLPVGDGELDLAVLMLVLHFAVEPRRVLAETARAVAPGGRLLVLDMRAHAREEYRETMGHLWPGFTEEQMRDWTRLAGLGAYRHIPLAPDPEASGPALFAATARKAACDAG
- the ahcY gene encoding adenosylhomocysteinase — its product is MTEAAAGTAAASRPAFRVADLSLAEWGRKEIRLAEHEMPGLMSVRAEYRDAKPLAGRKVMGSLHMTVQTAVLIETLADLGADVRWVSCNIFSTQDHAAAAAAVGPDGTPEDPRGIPVFAWKGETLEEYWWCTEQALLWPDGSGPDLIVDDGGDATLLLHRGLEFERAGRIPDFDPETEPEEWGVILETLRRIAAKDPGRWARTAPAIQGVSEETTTGVHRLYEMASEGTLLFPAINVNDSVTKSKFDNIYGCRHSVIDGLNRASDVMISGKTAVVCGYGEVGKGCAQALKGQGAHVVVTEIDPICALQAAMEGFQVRTLEDVVDTADIFITATGNRDVITFQHMARMKDKAIVGNIGHFDNEIDMAGLAKGGVTRNNIKPQYDEFVFEDGHSVLILSEGRLLNLGNATGHPSFVMSASFTNQVLAQIELARNHEAYERQVYMLPKHLDEKVARLHLDHLGARLTELTEDQADYIGVPKDGPFKPDHYRY